The genomic stretch TTACTGCAAAATGATGGAAGTATGATTATTTCTGGTGCAGGATATGAGGAAGGCAGTAATCTTAACAGTGATATTGTATTTTTAAAAATAAACTCGGATGGTTTATTAGACACAACATTTGGAAATAATGGAATTGCCAGATTGCCTTTGATAAGCGGAAATCTTTTAGAGCTTTATGATATGATTAGCCATAACAATGTCATATATGTTGCTGGAAGAATCAGTAATGACGGATTCATCGGAAGCATCAATTTCGATGGTTCAATAAATACAACCTTTAATGGTGTCGGAACATTAATCGTGGATGATGCTAGTACATCTTATAATAACTTCCAGCGATTAAAGATTGTTTCTAATAAATTATTAGCCATAGGATTATCCGAAAACTCAAGTTTTAATGTAAGTCTTTCGATAGCAAGAGTCTTTTTGGATGGAACTATAGATCCTACATATGGAATCGGTGGGATTTCAGTACAGGCTTTAATGGCTGAAGAAAATAAAAAAATTCTTGATTGTGCAATTTTTCCAAATGACAAAATATTTACAATTGTAGGAGGGAACTTTTATCAACTAACGAAATATGGTATTTTAGACACCACTTTCGGAGTAAATGGTTTTATAAAAAATCCTCATAATGAAAATTTTTCAGCAGCTACAATTACTTATGATAAAAAAATCATTCTTTCAAAGTATATTATTGACGGTCCTTTTGTAAATTATCAATTATATAAAACAGTTGGACTAAAGGCAGATTTAACAATAGATTCCGGATATATGAATAACGGACAGGTTCTTACTAATGTTATGGAACCCAATCATTACAATCAGTATCCCGCTAAAGTTGTTTTGTTATCTACTGGAAAAACGCTTGTTGTAGGTTCTGTAACAGTTTTGCCCAACTCCAACGTTCCTAGTATTAAAAATCAAAACTATGTGGTTTTAAGATACATCCGTTCTCCAAATTTGCATACACAAGAAAATTCGAAAAAAATGAAAATTGTTTATCCTACTTTTGTTTCTGATATTGTAAATATTAATACAAAAGAGAGACTTCAAAACATAAAAGTTTACGATGTATCAGGAAGGCAAGTTAAAAATTTTATTAATCCAGATAATAAGATTGATTTAAAAGAATTGAAACTGGGAAATTATATTATACAAGTAACTAC from Chryseobacterium indoltheticum encodes the following:
- a CDS encoding T9SS type A sorting domain-containing protein — protein: MRTKDIFLFILIFPLFYFSQNSYLDTSFNGTGKFFLDTVFHYPNNSTEYITDVVEQPDGKVICLGTSHSSSGFFEPIFGTVFRLNIDGTLDSSFGNNGVFRYSTYMAQKNLFNVTSKILLQNDGSMIISGAGYEEGSNLNSDIVFLKINSDGLLDTTFGNNGIARLPLISGNLLELYDMISHNNVIYVAGRISNDGFIGSINFDGSINTTFNGVGTLIVDDASTSYNNFQRLKIVSNKLLAIGLSENSSFNVSLSIARVFLDGTIDPTYGIGGISVQALMAEENKKILDCAIFPNDKIFTIVGGNFYQLTKYGILDTTFGVNGFIKNPHNENFSAATITYDKKIILSKYIIDGPFVNYQLYKTVGLKADLTIDSGYMNNGQVLTNVMEPNHYNQYPAKVVLLSTGKTLVVGSVTVLPNSNVPSIKNQNYVVLRYIRSPNLHTQENSKKMKIVYPTFVSDIVNINTKERLQNIKVYDVSGRQVKNFINPDNKIDLKELKLGNYIIQVTTEKSSYQTKITKYK